In a single window of the Eleginops maclovinus isolate JMC-PN-2008 ecotype Puerto Natales chromosome 6, JC_Emac_rtc_rv5, whole genome shotgun sequence genome:
- the LOC134866380 gene encoding glutamate-rich protein 6 isoform X2: protein MPLFCCAQRQQLYKMLVKQRCLVEGRCDLRNRTPTSPRDKEELLLQGKEMENNNKFIMDLLSGLREQSEVKIYEDYSVQLPVAETFPPASKVLNFRLSRAPGKGCWTVCPWSDSEKELKIKAEEEQLLVLFCENKQLQFGICHYHQDAESLQKYYSNSRTFLTVLPDGSAQAFYPSGLLALVVVVTAENGRVCIVYDDSDASTPSMRAMFQSDGRATCYHSNGNIWLTINSAGGQCLNEAGTRVRRWSWNSQSLIPTPLHPVFLSLNKAVGVRIFGKEQVFVSFLAKGQQARFSVGSCCTQCECTTGSDASGPSTSKEELYVLEARARIHQAFQNLHQYMTTPSHPHLLKTT, encoded by the exons ATGCCACTGTTCTGCTGTGCTCAGCGGCAGCAGCTGTATAAGATGCTGGTGAAGCAGAGGTGTTTGGTTGAGGGCAGATGTGACCTGAGGAATCGTACTCCAACATCTCCCAGAGACAAGGAGGAGCTTCTCTTACAAGGCAAGGAGATGGAGAATAACAACAAGTTTATCATGGACTTACTGAGTGGACTTAG AGAGCAATCAGAAGTGAAAATCTATGAGGATTACTCAGTCCAACTACCTGTGGCAGAAACCT TTCCCCCAGCATCAAAGGTCCTTAACTTCCGGCTCTCTCGTGCTCCAGGAAAAGGATGTTGGACAGTTTGTCCTTGGAGCGATTCTGAAAaggaattgaaaataaaagcggaagaggagcagctgttGGTCCTTTTTTGTGAAAACAAGCAACTTCAGTTTGGCATATGTCATTATCATCAG GATGCAGAATCTCTTCAGAAGTATTATTCCAACAGCAGGACATTTCTTACTGTGCTCCCTGATGGCTCTGCTCAGGCCTT CTATCCCTCAGGCCTCTTGGCTCTGGTTGTCGTGGTCACTGCAGAAAATGGGAGAGTCTGCATCGTGTACGATGACAGCGATGCCTCCACTCCATCAATGAGAGCCATGTTCCAGTCTGACGGCAGGGCGACATGTTATCACAGCAATGGGAACATATG gcTGACTATAAACAGTGCCGGCGGTCAGTGTTTGAATGAGGCTGGTACCAGGGTTCGTCGGTGGAGCTGGAACAGTCAGAGCCTCATCCCCACTCCCCTGCATCCCGTCTTCCTGTCCCTCAACAAAGCCGTTGGGGTCCGAATCTTCGGGAAGGAACAGGTGTTTGTTTCCTTCCTGGCGAAAGGTCAACAGGCAAGGTTCAGTGTTGGTTCCTGCTGCACTCAG TGTGAATGTACAACAGGCAGCGATGCTTCAGGACCGTCAACATCAAAGGAAGAGCTGTATGTATTGGAAGCCAGGGCTAGGATCCACCAGGCTTTTCAGAATCTCCACCAGTACATGACGACGCCTTCACATCCCCATCTGCTGAAAACCACATAA
- the LOC134866380 gene encoding glutamate-rich protein 6 isoform X3 encodes MPLFCCAQRQQLYKMLVKQRCLVEGRCDLRNRTPTSPRDKEELLLQGKEMENNNKFIMDLLSGLREQSEVKIYEDYSVQLPVAETFPPASKVLNFRLSRAPGKGCWTVCPWSDSEKELKIKAEEEQLLVLFCENKQLQFGICHYHQDAESLQKYYSNSRTFLTVLPDGSAQAFYPSGLLALVVVVTAENGRVCIVYDDSDASTPSMRAMFQSDGRATCYHSNGNIWLTINSAGGQCLNEAGTRVRRWSWNSQSLIPTPLHPVFLSLNKAVGVRIFGKEQVFVSFLAKGQQARFSVGSCCTQAAMLQDRQHQRKSCMYWKPGLGSTRLFRISTST; translated from the exons ATGCCACTGTTCTGCTGTGCTCAGCGGCAGCAGCTGTATAAGATGCTGGTGAAGCAGAGGTGTTTGGTTGAGGGCAGATGTGACCTGAGGAATCGTACTCCAACATCTCCCAGAGACAAGGAGGAGCTTCTCTTACAAGGCAAGGAGATGGAGAATAACAACAAGTTTATCATGGACTTACTGAGTGGACTTAG AGAGCAATCAGAAGTGAAAATCTATGAGGATTACTCAGTCCAACTACCTGTGGCAGAAACCT TTCCCCCAGCATCAAAGGTCCTTAACTTCCGGCTCTCTCGTGCTCCAGGAAAAGGATGTTGGACAGTTTGTCCTTGGAGCGATTCTGAAAaggaattgaaaataaaagcggaagaggagcagctgttGGTCCTTTTTTGTGAAAACAAGCAACTTCAGTTTGGCATATGTCATTATCATCAG GATGCAGAATCTCTTCAGAAGTATTATTCCAACAGCAGGACATTTCTTACTGTGCTCCCTGATGGCTCTGCTCAGGCCTT CTATCCCTCAGGCCTCTTGGCTCTGGTTGTCGTGGTCACTGCAGAAAATGGGAGAGTCTGCATCGTGTACGATGACAGCGATGCCTCCACTCCATCAATGAGAGCCATGTTCCAGTCTGACGGCAGGGCGACATGTTATCACAGCAATGGGAACATATG gcTGACTATAAACAGTGCCGGCGGTCAGTGTTTGAATGAGGCTGGTACCAGGGTTCGTCGGTGGAGCTGGAACAGTCAGAGCCTCATCCCCACTCCCCTGCATCCCGTCTTCCTGTCCCTCAACAAAGCCGTTGGGGTCCGAATCTTCGGGAAGGAACAGGTGTTTGTTTCCTTCCTGGCGAAAGGTCAACAGGCAAGGTTCAGTGTTGGTTCCTGCTGCACTCAG GCAGCGATGCTTCAGGACCGTCAACATCAAAGGAAGAGCTGTATGTATTGGAAGCCAGGGCTAGGATCCACCAGGCTTTTCAGAATCTCCACCAGTACATGA
- the LOC134866380 gene encoding glutamate-rich protein 6 isoform X1, protein MPLFCCAQRQQLYKMLVKQRCLVEGRCDLRNRTPTSPRDKEELLLQGKEMENNNKFIMDLLSGLREQSEVKIYEDYSVQLPVAETFPPASKVLNFRLSRAPGKGCWTVCPWSDSEKELKIKAEEEQLLVLFCENKQLQFGICHYHQDAESLQKYYSNSRTFLTVLPDGSAQAFYPSGLLALVVVVTAENGRVCIVYDDSDASTPSMRAMFQSDGRATCYHSNGNIWLTINSAGGQCLNEAGTRVRRWSWNSQSLIPTPLHPVFLSLNKAVGVRIFGKEQVFVSFLAKGQQARFSVGSCCTQVKPCFSTYIFILQVLASPILLRSSFFTHSSVNVQQAAMLQDRQHQRKSCMYWKPGLGSTRLFRISTST, encoded by the exons ATGCCACTGTTCTGCTGTGCTCAGCGGCAGCAGCTGTATAAGATGCTGGTGAAGCAGAGGTGTTTGGTTGAGGGCAGATGTGACCTGAGGAATCGTACTCCAACATCTCCCAGAGACAAGGAGGAGCTTCTCTTACAAGGCAAGGAGATGGAGAATAACAACAAGTTTATCATGGACTTACTGAGTGGACTTAG AGAGCAATCAGAAGTGAAAATCTATGAGGATTACTCAGTCCAACTACCTGTGGCAGAAACCT TTCCCCCAGCATCAAAGGTCCTTAACTTCCGGCTCTCTCGTGCTCCAGGAAAAGGATGTTGGACAGTTTGTCCTTGGAGCGATTCTGAAAaggaattgaaaataaaagcggaagaggagcagctgttGGTCCTTTTTTGTGAAAACAAGCAACTTCAGTTTGGCATATGTCATTATCATCAG GATGCAGAATCTCTTCAGAAGTATTATTCCAACAGCAGGACATTTCTTACTGTGCTCCCTGATGGCTCTGCTCAGGCCTT CTATCCCTCAGGCCTCTTGGCTCTGGTTGTCGTGGTCACTGCAGAAAATGGGAGAGTCTGCATCGTGTACGATGACAGCGATGCCTCCACTCCATCAATGAGAGCCATGTTCCAGTCTGACGGCAGGGCGACATGTTATCACAGCAATGGGAACATATG gcTGACTATAAACAGTGCCGGCGGTCAGTGTTTGAATGAGGCTGGTACCAGGGTTCGTCGGTGGAGCTGGAACAGTCAGAGCCTCATCCCCACTCCCCTGCATCCCGTCTTCCTGTCCCTCAACAAAGCCGTTGGGGTCCGAATCTTCGGGAAGGAACAGGTGTTTGTTTCCTTCCTGGCGAAAGGTCAACAGGCAAGGTTCAGTGTTGGTTCCTGCTGCACTCAGGTGAAGCCATGTTTCTCTACCTACATTTTCATCTTGCAGGTGCTTGCATCGCCAATTCTGCTTCGTTCATCTTTTTTTACCCACTCCAGTGTGAATGTACAACAGGCAGCGATGCTTCAGGACCGTCAACATCAAAGGAAGAGCTGTATGTATTGGAAGCCAGGGCTAGGATCCACCAGGCTTTTCAGAATCTCCACCAGTACATGA
- the selenot1a gene encoding thioredoxin reductase-like selenoprotein T1a, with amino-acid sequence MKWLQFSLLVAGLSSLLCATSGDGSGSGVKKMKMQFATGPLLKFQICISUGYKRVFEEYTQALYQRYPDIRIEGENYLPIPLYRHFASFLSVFKLLVIGLIIIGRDPFALIGMQAPGVWEWGQGNKIYACMMVFFFSNMIENQLMSTGAFEITLNDVPVWSKLESGHLPSMQQLVQILDNEMKMNVHMNTGTHLHS; translated from the exons ATGAAGTGGTTGCAGTTTTCGCTCCTCGTTGCGGGGCTTTCCTCACTGTTGTGCGCCACGTCTGGCGACGGCAGCGGCAGCGGcgtgaagaagatgaagatgcaGTTTGCTACTGGACCCCTTCTGAAGTTTCAAATTTG CATTTCCTGAGGGTACAAGCGGGTGTTTGAGGAGTACACGCAGGCCTTGTACCAGCGGTACCCAGACATCCGCATTGAAGGGGAGAATTATCTTCCTATTCCCCTCTATAG acaTTTTGcttccttcctgtctgtgttcaaACTGCTGGTGATTGGGCTGATCATTATCGGCAGGGACCCATTCGCCCTCATTGGCATGCAGGCACCTGGCGTCTGGGAGTGGGGCCAAGGAAACAAG ATATATGCCTGCATGATGGTGTTCTTCTTCAGCAATATGATTGAAAACCAGTTAATGTCTACAGGAGCTTTTGAAATCACATTAAATG ATGTACCAGTGTGGTCAAAACTAGAGTCCGGTCACCTGCCCTCCATGCAGCAGCTTGTGCAAATCCTGGACAACGAGATGAAGATGAACGTTCACatgaacacaggaacacacctCCACTCCTAA
- the kif2c gene encoding kinesin-like protein KIF2C isoform X1, translated as METSLSRLLVGLSVKIIRSDGRVHLAVVKSADVVKSIVMVEWNERKICRGKEVDLSELCSLNPELLDHIKNVTNNVANNAANNATEPPPPAPDKKYEGRLRSSRIPAPFSSPAVTNAEESVANRSQTRQTGVFQAQAPPPVLAPVPTSESTEANLETVHVDLHSSSVFTHPAPVRQRRKNEAKPAETPSIARESIKENEPERMPPPPAVKCRRKSVAPPEMHKGSKRLSCVAKPPDIQPKRGKFGEVYKANHKFSEMIQDFRETLEITPLSTNDQIEPHRICVCVRKRPFNKPEMNRKEIDVVSIPGKGVLLVHEPKQKVDLTKYLDNQVFHFDYSFNETATNDLVYKFTAKPLVQSIFEGGMATCFAYGQTGSGKTHTMGGDFIGKQQNNAKGIYALAAQDVFTHINHKRYANLELSVYVSFFEIYNGKVYDLLNKKTKLRVLEDERQQVQVVGLEEVYVSSSEEVIKLIQMGSSCRTSGQTSANTNSSRSHAILQIALRRSDRATSLHGKFSLVDLAGNERGTDVSSNDRGTLVETAEINRSLLALKECIRSLGMNSDHIPFRMSTLTKVLRDSFIGVKSRTCMIAMVSPGMTSCEYTMNTLRYADRVKELKGNSKANEAVQAQEPLESSTEEESFVDTSVYDSISRVAELEEKVYGQFQKANEFYNAMGKSAYNIEEGLPDLVDYAKTFFETVQALQTAINEERMARESY; from the exons ATGGAAACCAGCCTGTCCAGACTCCTTGTTGGACTCTCTGTAAAAATCATTCGCAGTGATG GCCGTGTGCATCTGGCAGTGGTGAAGTCCGCGGATGTTGTCAAGTCCATAGTTATGGTTGAATGGAATGAAAGAAAGATCTGCCGAGGAAAGGAG GTTGATTTGAGTGAGCTATGTTCACTCAATCCAGAGCTTTTGGACCACATAAAGAATGTCACCAACAATGTCGCCAACAATGCCGCCAACAATGCAACCGAGCCACCCCCTCCCGCTCCAGACAAG AAGTATGAGGGTCGACTGCGCTCATCCAGGATTCCTGCCCCTTTCTCCT CCCCTGCAGTCACCAATGCTGAAGAGTCAG TTGCCAATCGGTCTCAGACCCGGCAGACGGGCGTTTTCCAGGCTCAGGCCCCGCCTCCTGTTCTCGCACCAGTCCCGACCTCTGAGTCTACTGAGGCAAACCTGGAAACGGTTCACGTTGATCTCCACTCTTCATCAGTCTTCACACACCCTG CACCTGTTCGTCAACGTAGGAAGAATGAGGCTAAACCAGCAGAGACCCCGTCCATTGCCCGAGAGTCGATAAAGGAAAATGAACCAGAGAGAATGCCTCCTCCGCCTGCAGTCAAAT GCAGAAGAAAGTCTGTGGCTCCCCCAGAGATGCACAAAGGAAGCAAAAGGCTGTCTTGTGTTGCAAAGCCTCCCGACATCCAGCCAAAGCGGGGAAAG TTTGGAGAAGTTTATAAGGCAAACCACAAGTTCTCTGAGATGATCCAAGACTTCAGAGAGACGTTGGAAATCACCCCCTTGTCAACTAATGACCAG ATTGAACCTCACAGGATTTGTGTGTGCGTTCGCAAGCGACCCTTCAACAAACCAG AAATGAACAGGAAGGAGATAGATGTGGTGTCTATACCTGGGAAAGGTGTACTGCTGGTCCATGAGCCAAAACAGAAGGTGGACCTCACCAAGTACTTGGACAACCAAGTCTTCCACTTCGACTACTCCTTTAATGAGACCGCCACCAACGACCTGGTCTACAA GTTCACAGCCAAACCTTTGGTGCAGTCCATTTTTGAAGGTGGCATGGCAACATGTTTCGCATACGGCCAGACTGGAAGCGGGAAGACTCAT ACAATGGGAGGTGATTTCATAGGGAAGCAGCAGAACAATGCCAAAGGAATCTACGCATTGGCAG CTCAGGATGTTTTCACCCATATAAACCACAAGAGGTATGCCAACCTGGAACTCTCTGTTTATGTCAGCTTCTTCGAGATTTACAATGGAAAA GTGTATGACCTACTCAATAAGAAGACCAAGCTCCGTGTCCTGGAGGATGAACGGCAGCAGGTTCAGGTGGTGGGCCTGGAGGAGGTCTATGTGTCTTCATCAGAAGAGGTCATCAAGTTGATCCAGATGGGCAGTTCCTGCAg AACATCAGGCCAGACCTCAGCCAACACCAATTCATCCCGCTCTCACGCCATCCTTCAGATTGCGCTACGGCGCAGTGACCGTGCGACCTCGCTGCACGGAAAATTTTCTCTGGTTGATTTGGCCGGGAATGAGCGCGGCACTGACGTCAGCAGCAATGATCGAGGCACTTTGGTGGAGACTGCCGAGATCAACCGCAGCCTGCTGGCTCTCAAG GAGTGTATTCGTTCACTGGGAATGAATAGCGATCACATTCCTTTCCGGATGAGCACTTTGACAAAAGTGCTCAGGGATTCCTTTATTGGAGTGAAATCCAGGACCTGCATG ATTGCAATGGTATCTCCAGGCATGACTTCCTGTGAATACACAATGAACACACTGCGTTATGCTGACAG AGTGAAGGAACTGAAAGGCAATTCCAAGGCCAACGAAGCAGTGCAGGCACAAGAGCCTTTAGAAAGTTCCACAGAGGAG GAATCTTTTGTGGATACCAGTGTGTACGATTCCATTTCCCGTGtggcagagctggaggagaaggtTTACGGACAGTTCCAG AAAGCCAATGAATTCTACAATGCAATGGGGAAAAGCGCTTACAATATCGAAGAAGGACTTCCAGACTTGGTGGACTATGCCAAGACATTCTTTG AAACGGTACAGGCTTTGCAAACTGCTATCAATGAGGAGAGAATGGCAAGGGAAAGCTACTAA
- the kif2c gene encoding kinesin-like protein KIF2C isoform X2, with translation METSLSRLLVGLSVKIIRSDGRVHLAVVKSADVVKSIVMVEWNERKICRGKEVDLSELCSLNPELLDHIKNVTNNVANNAANNATEPPPPAPDKKYEGRLRSSRIPAPFSFANRSQTRQTGVFQAQAPPPVLAPVPTSESTEANLETVHVDLHSSSVFTHPAPVRQRRKNEAKPAETPSIARESIKENEPERMPPPPAVKCRRKSVAPPEMHKGSKRLSCVAKPPDIQPKRGKFGEVYKANHKFSEMIQDFRETLEITPLSTNDQIEPHRICVCVRKRPFNKPEMNRKEIDVVSIPGKGVLLVHEPKQKVDLTKYLDNQVFHFDYSFNETATNDLVYKFTAKPLVQSIFEGGMATCFAYGQTGSGKTHTMGGDFIGKQQNNAKGIYALAAQDVFTHINHKRYANLELSVYVSFFEIYNGKVYDLLNKKTKLRVLEDERQQVQVVGLEEVYVSSSEEVIKLIQMGSSCRTSGQTSANTNSSRSHAILQIALRRSDRATSLHGKFSLVDLAGNERGTDVSSNDRGTLVETAEINRSLLALKECIRSLGMNSDHIPFRMSTLTKVLRDSFIGVKSRTCMIAMVSPGMTSCEYTMNTLRYADRVKELKGNSKANEAVQAQEPLESSTEEESFVDTSVYDSISRVAELEEKVYGQFQKANEFYNAMGKSAYNIEEGLPDLVDYAKTFFETVQALQTAINEERMARESY, from the exons ATGGAAACCAGCCTGTCCAGACTCCTTGTTGGACTCTCTGTAAAAATCATTCGCAGTGATG GCCGTGTGCATCTGGCAGTGGTGAAGTCCGCGGATGTTGTCAAGTCCATAGTTATGGTTGAATGGAATGAAAGAAAGATCTGCCGAGGAAAGGAG GTTGATTTGAGTGAGCTATGTTCACTCAATCCAGAGCTTTTGGACCACATAAAGAATGTCACCAACAATGTCGCCAACAATGCCGCCAACAATGCAACCGAGCCACCCCCTCCCGCTCCAGACAAG AAGTATGAGGGTCGACTGCGCTCATCCAGGATTCCTGCCCCTTTCTCCT TTGCCAATCGGTCTCAGACCCGGCAGACGGGCGTTTTCCAGGCTCAGGCCCCGCCTCCTGTTCTCGCACCAGTCCCGACCTCTGAGTCTACTGAGGCAAACCTGGAAACGGTTCACGTTGATCTCCACTCTTCATCAGTCTTCACACACCCTG CACCTGTTCGTCAACGTAGGAAGAATGAGGCTAAACCAGCAGAGACCCCGTCCATTGCCCGAGAGTCGATAAAGGAAAATGAACCAGAGAGAATGCCTCCTCCGCCTGCAGTCAAAT GCAGAAGAAAGTCTGTGGCTCCCCCAGAGATGCACAAAGGAAGCAAAAGGCTGTCTTGTGTTGCAAAGCCTCCCGACATCCAGCCAAAGCGGGGAAAG TTTGGAGAAGTTTATAAGGCAAACCACAAGTTCTCTGAGATGATCCAAGACTTCAGAGAGACGTTGGAAATCACCCCCTTGTCAACTAATGACCAG ATTGAACCTCACAGGATTTGTGTGTGCGTTCGCAAGCGACCCTTCAACAAACCAG AAATGAACAGGAAGGAGATAGATGTGGTGTCTATACCTGGGAAAGGTGTACTGCTGGTCCATGAGCCAAAACAGAAGGTGGACCTCACCAAGTACTTGGACAACCAAGTCTTCCACTTCGACTACTCCTTTAATGAGACCGCCACCAACGACCTGGTCTACAA GTTCACAGCCAAACCTTTGGTGCAGTCCATTTTTGAAGGTGGCATGGCAACATGTTTCGCATACGGCCAGACTGGAAGCGGGAAGACTCAT ACAATGGGAGGTGATTTCATAGGGAAGCAGCAGAACAATGCCAAAGGAATCTACGCATTGGCAG CTCAGGATGTTTTCACCCATATAAACCACAAGAGGTATGCCAACCTGGAACTCTCTGTTTATGTCAGCTTCTTCGAGATTTACAATGGAAAA GTGTATGACCTACTCAATAAGAAGACCAAGCTCCGTGTCCTGGAGGATGAACGGCAGCAGGTTCAGGTGGTGGGCCTGGAGGAGGTCTATGTGTCTTCATCAGAAGAGGTCATCAAGTTGATCCAGATGGGCAGTTCCTGCAg AACATCAGGCCAGACCTCAGCCAACACCAATTCATCCCGCTCTCACGCCATCCTTCAGATTGCGCTACGGCGCAGTGACCGTGCGACCTCGCTGCACGGAAAATTTTCTCTGGTTGATTTGGCCGGGAATGAGCGCGGCACTGACGTCAGCAGCAATGATCGAGGCACTTTGGTGGAGACTGCCGAGATCAACCGCAGCCTGCTGGCTCTCAAG GAGTGTATTCGTTCACTGGGAATGAATAGCGATCACATTCCTTTCCGGATGAGCACTTTGACAAAAGTGCTCAGGGATTCCTTTATTGGAGTGAAATCCAGGACCTGCATG ATTGCAATGGTATCTCCAGGCATGACTTCCTGTGAATACACAATGAACACACTGCGTTATGCTGACAG AGTGAAGGAACTGAAAGGCAATTCCAAGGCCAACGAAGCAGTGCAGGCACAAGAGCCTTTAGAAAGTTCCACAGAGGAG GAATCTTTTGTGGATACCAGTGTGTACGATTCCATTTCCCGTGtggcagagctggaggagaaggtTTACGGACAGTTCCAG AAAGCCAATGAATTCTACAATGCAATGGGGAAAAGCGCTTACAATATCGAAGAAGGACTTCCAGACTTGGTGGACTATGCCAAGACATTCTTTG AAACGGTACAGGCTTTGCAAACTGCTATCAATGAGGAGAGAATGGCAAGGGAAAGCTACTAA